A single genomic interval of Armatimonadota bacterium harbors:
- a CDS encoding nucleotide sugar dehydrogenase, whose protein sequence is MRVLTGSGSEVTGTHLAEALEARIDAGTATVGVVGLGYVGLPLALAYGRRGFAVRGLDVDAAKVEALAAGGSYLRDVPAEAVRVQIETGRLAVGSDPAVLGECDAVFICVPTPFTQQKEPDVRHISEAAAQVARWGRPGQLVVLRSTSYPGTTEEVVRPALEGAGRVVGQDVFLAFAPERIDPGNTRYGVEDVPVVVGGCDPTSARLAARLLERLGPQVVVVSSPAAAEMAKLLENVFRNVNIALVNQVAQLCERMGLDVWEIVDAAATKPYGFLPFRPGLVGGHCIPVDPYYLAWKAREYDFHMDFIELAARVNEEMPFYVVNRLLAALHDNGSAGRERVLVLGVAFKRDIDDARYSPAVRVVELLRRRNIDVAYHDPYVPEVEVRGARLTSQPLTDELVAGADCVLILTDHSCVDYAAVVRRARLVFDVRNATAAVTTGRGKNVQRD, encoded by the coding sequence ATGAGGGTTCTGACCGGTAGCGGTTCTGAGGTCACCGGCACACATCTGGCCGAGGCGCTGGAAGCCCGCATCGACGCCGGGACGGCCACCGTCGGGGTGGTCGGGCTGGGCTATGTGGGCCTGCCCCTGGCGCTGGCCTATGGGCGGCGGGGGTTTGCGGTGCGGGGGCTGGATGTGGATGCCGCCAAGGTCGAGGCGCTGGCCGCGGGCGGGTCGTATCTGCGGGATGTGCCGGCGGAGGCGGTGCGGGTGCAGATCGAGACCGGCCGGCTTGCGGTTGGCAGCGACCCGGCCGTGCTTGGGGAGTGTGACGCCGTCTTCATCTGCGTTCCCACGCCCTTCACTCAGCAAAAAGAGCCCGACGTCCGCCACATCTCAGAGGCTGCGGCTCAGGTGGCGCGCTGGGGCCGGCCGGGACAGTTGGTGGTGTTGCGCAGCACCAGTTACCCCGGGACGACCGAGGAGGTGGTGCGGCCGGCGCTGGAGGGGGCGGGCCGGGTGGTAGGCCAGGACGTCTTCCTGGCCTTTGCACCCGAGCGCATCGACCCGGGCAACACCCGCTACGGGGTGGAGGACGTGCCGGTGGTGGTGGGCGGGTGCGATCCGACCAGTGCGCGCCTGGCGGCACGGCTGCTGGAGCGCCTGGGCCCGCAGGTGGTGGTGGTTTCCTCGCCGGCTGCTGCCGAGATGGCGAAGCTATTGGAGAACGTCTTCCGCAATGTGAACATTGCCCTGGTGAACCAGGTGGCGCAACTGTGCGAGCGCATGGGGCTGGACGTCTGGGAAATCGTCGACGCCGCAGCCACCAAGCCCTACGGCTTCCTGCCCTTCCGCCCGGGGCTGGTGGGCGGGCACTGCATCCCGGTGGACCCCTACTATCTGGCGTGGAAGGCCCGGGAGTACGACTTCCACATGGACTTCATCGAGCTGGCCGCCCGGGTGAACGAGGAGATGCCCTTTTACGTGGTCAACCGGCTGCTGGCGGCCCTCCACGACAACGGGAGTGCGGGCCGGGAGCGGGTGCTGGTGCTGGGGGTGGCCTTCAAGCGGGACATCGACGACGCCCGCTACTCGCCGGCGGTGCGGGTGGTGGAGCTCCTGCGGCGGCGGAACATCGACGTGGCCTACCACGACCCCTACGTGCCGGAGGTGGAGGTACGGGGGGCGCGGTTGACTAGCCAGCCACTGACGGATGAGCTGGTGGCGGGGGCGGACTGTGTGCTGATCCTGACCGACCACTCCTGCGTGGACTACGCGGCGGTGGTGCGGCGGGCGCGGTTGGTCTTTGACGTGCGCAACGCCACGGCGGCGGTCACCACGGGGCGTGGGAAGAATGTGCAGCGGGATG
- a CDS encoding PIN domain-containing protein, with the protein MLVVTHPRILRPPSPLDEALDALQALVASPSLQVLTPGERYWPLFREIAHEPRAAGNLAFDAQIAALCREHGVRVLLTEDRGFRRFRGLQIEHLA; encoded by the coding sequence ATGCTTGTCGTCACCCACCCACGGATCCTCCGCCCGCCCTCGCCCCTGGACGAAGCCCTTGACGCCCTCCAGGCCCTGGTTGCCAGTCCCAGCCTCCAGGTCTTGACTCCCGGGGAGCGGTACTGGCCGCTGTTCCGGGAGATCGCGCACGAGCCCCGCGCCGCGGGGAACCTTGCGTTCGATGCCCAGATTGCTGCGCTGTGCCGGGAACACGGCGTCCGTGTGCTGCTCACCGAAGACCGGGGCTTCCGCCGCTTCCGCGGTCTCCAAATAGAACACCTGGCCTGA